One Phoenix dactylifera cultivar Barhee BC4 chromosome 8, palm_55x_up_171113_PBpolish2nd_filt_p, whole genome shotgun sequence genomic window carries:
- the LOC103712595 gene encoding respiratory burst oxidase homolog protein E: MRTPSSGGSSSRRSGRRRIADFLAEDEDSGDELFSPGTGGGMLPIFLNDQSELVEVMLELDEESMVVRSVTPTYGGTVADPDPGGNLSRSSSTASRIRRKFAWLRSPSPRRSRSPSPVPAKESAAAALAARDARRRQARLDRTRSGPQRALKGLRFISRTTGSVEAAELWRRVEQRFASLSKDGLLSRDDFGECIGMVDSKEFAVGLFDALARRRRQNLERITKEELYDFWVQISDQSFDARLQIFFDMVDTNVDGRITRKEVQELIVLSASANKLSKLKEQAEEYAALIMEELDPENLGYIELWQLEALLLQRDSYMNYSRPLSTASGAGWSQNIASGGPRGPRRSCGWRRMAAAARLAVQENWRGAWVVALWVAAMAGLFVWKFVQYRRRAAFHVMGYCLATAKGAAETLKLNMALVLLPVCRNTLTWLRSTRARLFVPFDDSITFHKMIATAIVIGTLVHAGNHLSCDFPRLIGASPEKYRLVARDFGPEKPTYRSLLAGVEGVTGIGMVVLMAVSFTLATHRFRKNGGRLPFPLNRLTGFNAFWYSHHLLAVAYGLLLVHGYFMFLVHKWYQRTTWMYLSVPLLLYVGERTLRAFRSKAYSVKILKVSLLPGSVLTLTMSKPHGFRYRSGQYIFLQCPTVSPFEWHPFSITSAPGDDYLSVHIRTSGDWTQELKRIFLENYFSPRSIGRAMFNEFGSVNQRSLPRLLVDGPYGAPAQDFRNYDVLLLVGLGIGATPFISILRDLLNNIKLAEELMDLAMETSRSEDSSNSFSTSSSSKKRPYRTTRAHFYWVTREPGSFEWFKGVMNDVAEMDKKGVIELHNYLTSVYEEGDARTTLLTMVQALNHAKHGVDIVSGTRVRTHFARPNWKEVFARIASTHPGATVGVFYCGTPILAKELKRLSHEMSQKTTTRFHFHKEYF; the protein is encoded by the exons ATGAGGACGCCGTCGTCCGGGGGGAGCAGCTCGCGGCGGTCCGGCCGCCGCCGGATAGCCGACTTCCTCGCCGAGGATGAAGACTCCGGCGACGAGCTCTTCTCCCCGGGGACTGGCGGCGGAATGCTGCCGATCTTCCTCAACGACCAGAGCGAGCTGGTGGAAGTGATGCTGGAGCTGGACGAGGAGTCGATGGTGGTCCGGAGCGTCACACCGACATACGGCGGCACCGTGGCCGATCCGGACCCCGGGGGGAACCTGAGCCGGAGCTCGTCGACGGCGTCGCGCATCCGGCGGAAGTTCGCGTGGCTGAGGTCGCCGTCGCCGCGGCGGTCGCGGTCGCCGTCGCCGGTGCCGGCGAAGGAGTCGGCCGCGGCCGCCCTAGCCGCGCGGGACGCGCGGCGGAGGCAGGCCCGGCTGGACCGGACGAGGTCCGGCCCGCAGCGGGCGCTGAAGGGGCTCCGGTTTATTAGCCGGACGACGGGATCGGTCGAGGCGGCGGAGCTTTGGCGGCGGGTGGAGCAGCGGTTCGCGTCGCTCTCCAAGGACGGTTTGCTCTCCCGCGACGACTTCGGCGAGTGTATag ggatggtggactcaaaggaGTTCGCTGTCGGTTTATTCGACGCGTTggcgcggcggcggcggcaaaaTCTGGAAAGAATAACCAAGGAGGAACTGTACGATTTCTGGGTCCAGATTTCCGATCAAAGTTTCGATGCCCGACTCCAAATCTTTTTCGACAT GGTGGACACCAACGTGGATGGGAGAATAACGAGAAAGGAAGTACAGGAG TTGATCGTTCTCAGCGCCTCGGCGAACAAGCTGTCGAAGCTTAAGGAGCAGGCGGAGGAGTACGCTGCGCTGATCATGGAGGAGCTGGATCCGGAAAACCTCGGGTACATCGAG CTATGGCAGCTGGAGGCGTTGCTGCTCCAGAGGGACAGCTACATGAACTACAGCCGTCCGCTGAGCACGGCGAGCGGCGCCGGGTGGAGCCAGAACATCGCCAGCGGGGGGCCGAGGGGGCCCCGGAGGAGCTGCGGCTGGCGAAgaatggcggcggcggcgaggctGGCGGTGCAGGAGAACTGGCGGGGGGCGTGGGTGGTGGCGCTGTGGGTGGCAGCCATGGCGGGACTGTTCGTGTGGAAATTCGTGCAGTACCGGCGGCGGGCGGCGTTCCACGTGATGGGGTACTGCCTCGCGACGGCGAAGGGGGCCGCGGAGACGCTCAAGCTCAACATGGCCCTCGTGCTGCTCCCCGTCTGCCGGAATACCCTCACCTGGCTCCGCTCCACTCGGGCCCGTCTCTTCGTTCCCTTCGACGACAGCATCACCTTCCACAAG ATGATCGCGACGGCGATAGTGATCGGGACGCTGGTGCACGCGGGTAACCATCTGTCGTGCGACTTCCCACGTCTGATCGGGGCGTCCCCGGAGAAGTACAGGCTGGTGGCGCGCGACTTCGGGCCGGAGAAGCCCACGTACAGGAGCCTCCTCGCCGGAGTGGAGGGCGTGACGGGCATCGGGATGGTGGTGCTGATGGCGGTGTCGTTCACGCTGGCGACCCACCGGTTCAGGAAGAACGGGGGGAGGCTGCCGTTCCCCCTGAACCGGCTCACCGGCTTCAACGCCTTCTGGTACTCCCACCACCTCCTCGCCGTCGCCTACGGCCTCCTCCTCGTCCACGGCTACTTCATGTTCCTCGTCCACAAATGGTACCAGAGAACG ACATGGATGTACCTCTCTGTTCCTCTGCTTCTCTATGTAGGAGAGCGAACTCTACGAGCCTTTCGTTCCAAGGCTTATTCTGTCAAGATTTTAAAG GTATCGTTACTACCAGGAAGCGTCTTGACCTTGACAATGTCCAAGCCGCATGGATTTCGCTATAGAAGCGGGCAATACATATTCCTCCAATGTCCCACAGTCTCCCCATTTGAATG GCACCCGTTCTCCATCACTTCAGCTCCTGGGGACGATTACCTCAGCGTCCACATCCGGACCAGCGGCGACTGGACGCAGGAGCTCAAGCGCATTTTCCTAGAGAACTACTTCTCACCGCGTTCAATAGGAAGAGCTATGTTTAACGAGTTTGGCTCAGTGAATCAAAGAAG CTTGCCGAGATTGCTTGTGGATGGCCCATATGGAGCCCCAGCACAGGACTTTCGGAACTACGATGTTCTACTTCTGGTGGGGCTTGGAATTGGAGCTACGCCTTTCATAAGCATACTCAGAGACCTACTCAACAACATTAAACTTGCAGAGGAGCTAATG GATTTAGCAATGGAGACTAGCAGATCAGAGGACAGCAGCAATAGCTTCTCTACATCCAGTAGCAGCAAGAAAAGACCATATAGGACTACCAGGGCCCATTTCTACTGGGTTACAAGAGAGCCAGGATCTTTTGAATGGTTCAAAGGCGTGATGAATGATGTTGCTGAAATGGATAAAAAG GGTGTGATAGAGCTGCATAACTATTTGACGAGTGTTTATGAGGAGGGTGATGCCAGAACTACTCTACTTACAATGGTGCAGGCCCTCAATCATGCTAAGCATGGTGTTGACATCGTCTCAGGAACCCGG GTGAGAACGCACTTTGCAAGGCCAAACTGGAAAGAAGTGTTTGCCAGAATAGCTTCCACACATCCTGGGGCCACAGTAG GTGTATTCTACTGCGGCACGCCCATATTAGCCAAAGAGCTAAAAAGATTATCGCATGAGATGAGCCAAAAAACTACAACACGCTTCCACTTCCACAAGGAGTACTTCTAG
- the LOC103712596 gene encoding adrenodoxin-like protein 1, mitochondrial isoform X2, translated as MNKKRRACEGSLVCSTCHVIVMDMEYRNKLEDPTDEENDMLYLAFGLTEMSCLGCQVIAKPELDGMQLAGSRDFAVDWYVPKPH; from the exons GAGCATGTGAGGGCTCGCTAGTTTGCTCTACCTGCCATGTGATTGTGATG GATATGGAATACCGCAACAAATTGGAAGATCCAACAGATGAAGAAAATGACATGTTATATCTAGCATTTGGACTTACTGAAAT GTCTTGCCTTGGTTGCCAAGTGATCGCAAAGCCTGAGCTTGATGGGATGCAGTTAGCGGGTAGCCGAGACTTTGCTGTTGATTGGTATGTACCAAAACCACACTGA
- the LOC103712596 gene encoding adrenodoxin-like protein 1, mitochondrial isoform X1 gives MSMLEAAHENDTEPEGACEGSLVCSTCHVIVMDMEYRNKLEDPTDEENDMLYLAFGLTEMSCLGCQVIAKPELDGMQLAGSRDFAVDWYVPKPH, from the exons ATGTCAATGTTAGAAGCAGCCCACGAAAATGACACAGAACCTGAAG GAGCATGTGAGGGCTCGCTAGTTTGCTCTACCTGCCATGTGATTGTGATG GATATGGAATACCGCAACAAATTGGAAGATCCAACAGATGAAGAAAATGACATGTTATATCTAGCATTTGGACTTACTGAAAT GTCTTGCCTTGGTTGCCAAGTGATCGCAAAGCCTGAGCTTGATGGGATGCAGTTAGCGGGTAGCCGAGACTTTGCTGTTGATTGGTATGTACCAAAACCACACTGA